A section of the Pseudanabaena mucicola str. Chao 1806 genome encodes:
- a CDS encoding 7-carboxy-7-deazaguanine synthase QueE: MTQIHHLTHLPVVETFHSVQGEGTWMGVNAFFIRLAGCDVGCPWCDTKISWNIKRHHQIEISDLVIEAVNAHPAIVVITGGEPLMRDLTELTRQLKEQDLRVHLETSGSHPFSGHFDWVTFSPKKFKFPHNSIYHQVSELKVIIKDASDLSWAEQNAARVPVNVVKYLQADWETESSNELVMQYVLNHADWRISLQTHKLLGVR, translated from the coding sequence ATGACTCAAATCCACCATTTAACTCATTTACCCGTAGTTGAGACTTTCCATTCGGTTCAGGGGGAAGGTACATGGATGGGTGTAAATGCTTTTTTTATCCGCTTAGCTGGTTGTGATGTCGGCTGTCCCTGGTGTGATACCAAAATCTCTTGGAATATCAAAAGACATCATCAAATCGAGATCTCCGATTTGGTCATAGAGGCAGTCAATGCTCATCCAGCGATCGTGGTTATTACTGGGGGTGAACCATTAATGCGTGATTTAACCGAGTTGACTCGACAGCTAAAGGAGCAAGATTTGCGGGTTCATCTTGAAACATCTGGTTCCCATCCGTTTAGTGGTCACTTTGACTGGGTGACTTTTTCACCTAAGAAGTTCAAATTCCCTCACAACAGCATTTATCACCAAGTCAGTGAGCTTAAGGTCATCATTAAAGACGCATCGGATCTCTCGTGGGCTGAACAGAATGCGGCAAGAGTTCCTGTAAATGTGGTCAAATACTTACAAGCTGATTGGGAGACAGAAAGCAGCAATGAGTTAGTTATGCAATATGTTTTAAATCATGCTGATTGGCGCATAAGTTTGCAAACGCATAAATTATTAGGAGTGAGATAG
- the ribD gene encoding bifunctional diaminohydroxyphosphoribosylaminopyrimidine deaminase/5-amino-6-(5-phosphoribosylamino)uracil reductase RibD, whose protein sequence is MIENVDRKDITSVHDCWMQRCIDLAKQGRGQTAPNPLVGSVIIKNGQVLGEGFHPKAGEPHAEVFAIRAAQQTGADLSDATLYVNLEPCNHYGRTPPCSEAIIQAGIGKVVVGAIDVDPRVAGAGCDRLRAAGIQVTTGILEQQCLELNEAFFYRVKTNLPLGIFKYAMTLDGKIATISGHSYWITGQESRQFVRDLRLGCDAIITGGNTVRLDNPHLTTHGLSKHCPLRVVVTKSFNLPEEANLWNVTDAEKTLVMTLPHQNTQLKQKLSDRHVEILELEDLSPQIVMQELASRGFNQVLWECGGKLGSVAIKAQMVQKIYAFIAPKLIGGFMAPSPIDDLGFNLMTEAIQLNQPQLRQIGTDFLIIGNLYRL, encoded by the coding sequence ATGATAGAAAATGTAGATAGAAAAGATATTACATCTGTTCATGATTGCTGGATGCAAAGATGTATTGATTTGGCAAAACAAGGTCGCGGACAGACTGCGCCTAACCCTCTGGTGGGGAGTGTGATTATCAAAAATGGGCAGGTCTTAGGCGAAGGTTTTCATCCTAAAGCAGGAGAACCCCATGCTGAAGTATTTGCGATTCGAGCTGCCCAGCAAACAGGTGCAGATTTAAGCGATGCCACGTTGTATGTCAATCTTGAGCCTTGCAATCACTACGGACGGACACCTCCCTGTTCTGAAGCAATTATTCAAGCAGGAATTGGTAAGGTGGTGGTTGGTGCGATCGATGTCGATCCGAGGGTTGCAGGTGCGGGATGCGATCGCCTTAGAGCCGCAGGCATTCAAGTCACTACTGGCATTCTGGAGCAGCAATGTCTAGAACTAAATGAGGCTTTTTTTTATCGGGTAAAAACGAATTTGCCTTTGGGGATTTTTAAATATGCTATGACCCTCGATGGGAAGATTGCCACAATTTCTGGGCATAGCTATTGGATTACGGGGCAAGAATCACGACAGTTCGTCCGCGATCTGCGTTTGGGTTGTGATGCGATTATTACAGGTGGAAATACGGTGAGACTGGATAATCCACACTTAACGACGCATGGATTGAGCAAGCATTGTCCTTTGCGTGTAGTCGTTACTAAGAGCTTTAATCTTCCTGAAGAAGCCAATTTATGGAATGTCACAGATGCTGAGAAAACGCTTGTGATGACTTTGCCACATCAAAATACTCAACTGAAGCAAAAACTCAGTGATCGCCATGTGGAAATTCTCGAACTAGAAGATCTATCTCCACAAATTGTGATGCAAGAACTAGCGAGTCGCGGATTTAATCAAGTTTTATGGGAATGTGGAGGCAAGCTGGGATCGGTGGCAATTAAAGCGCAGATGGTACAAAAGATCTATGCTTTTATCGCTCCTAAATTGATTGGTGGTTTTATGGCTCCTAGTCCCATTGACGATTTGGGATTCAACCTGATGACTGAGGCTATTCAACTCAACCAACCCCAATTACGGCAAATCGGTACAGATTTTTTGATTATTGGGAATCTATATAGGCTATGA
- a CDS encoding hybrid sensor histidine kinase/response regulator — protein MTVQTNTTANVLIVEDELVTANALSDVLSDLGYRVLEIVDSSNDAIAAIRRQVPDIILMDIKLRGAESGVTAVNAINKIASIPVIYLTAFSDPEIFDQVISTSPYGYLTKPLRYAEVNMAIMLALKKHHEDKLLQEALDKEKELHSLKNRLLAMASHEFSTPMSVIRLLIWKLQNFEEQLTKESRAKNLSAIQSAIKDINWLLEEIKLISCSESGKFPFHPENVNVKAYCQQLVESFVTEDQNRKCRLKFQSHGKFHKLKVDKRLLWHIVMNLVSNAIKYSYEGGTVDVDLTCESQKLILSITDYGIGIPEEYLNSLFLPFLRAENVGRVNGLGMGLYIAKQAVDAHSGKIAVESEVNIGTKFTVVLPSAN, from the coding sequence ATGACCGTACAGACTAATACAACTGCAAATGTCTTAATTGTGGAAGATGAACTTGTTACCGCAAATGCACTTTCGGATGTTTTATCTGACTTAGGTTATAGAGTTTTAGAAATAGTTGACAGTAGTAATGATGCGATCGCCGCCATCCGTCGCCAAGTCCCAGACATTATTTTGATGGATATTAAATTAAGAGGCGCTGAAAGTGGTGTTACTGCGGTTAATGCAATCAATAAGATTGCATCGATCCCTGTCATCTATCTCACAGCCTTTAGCGATCCCGAAATTTTCGATCAAGTAATTTCGACTTCACCTTACGGATATCTCACTAAGCCTCTTCGATATGCTGAAGTAAACATGGCAATTATGCTTGCCCTCAAAAAACATCACGAGGATAAACTTCTCCAAGAAGCTTTAGATAAAGAAAAGGAACTACATTCCTTAAAAAATCGTTTACTGGCAATGGCATCCCATGAATTTTCGACACCGATGTCAGTAATTAGGTTATTAATTTGGAAATTACAGAACTTTGAAGAACAATTAACTAAGGAAAGTAGAGCAAAGAACCTGTCAGCTATTCAATCAGCGATTAAAGACATTAACTGGTTGCTGGAAGAAATCAAATTGATCTCTTGTTCAGAGTCGGGCAAATTTCCATTTCATCCTGAAAATGTGAATGTTAAGGCTTATTGCCAGCAATTAGTTGAAAGTTTTGTGACAGAAGATCAAAACCGCAAATGTCGTCTTAAATTTCAAAGCCATGGCAAATTTCATAAACTTAAAGTTGATAAGAGATTGCTATGGCATATAGTAATGAATTTAGTCTCTAATGCAATTAAATATTCCTATGAAGGTGGCACTGTTGATGTGGATTTAACCTGTGAATCGCAGAAGTTGATTTTAAGTATCACTGATTATGGTATTGGTATACCTGAAGAATATTTAAACAGTTTATTCTTGCCATTTTTAAGAGCTGAAAATGTTGGTAGAGTTAATGGTTTAGGTATGGGTTTATATATAGCTAAGCAAGCTGTAGATGCCCATAGCGGCAAGATTGCAGTAGAAAGTGAGGTCAACATTGGGACAAAGTTTACAGTTGTTTTGCCTTCAGCAAATTAA
- the rpsF gene encoding 30S ribosomal protein S6: protein MTVKRLYETMYILRPDLPDQDADAAIAKYQDFLVQQEAEDITIQHRGRRRLAYDIKGHREGIYIQVNYSATPKTIETLERTFRLGDDVIRYLTIKLEPETAEDSIDAIPDAETPVEEVAAVE from the coding sequence ATGACTGTCAAGCGTTTGTACGAAACTATGTATATCCTGCGTCCTGATCTTCCCGATCAGGATGCTGATGCCGCGATTGCCAAATACCAAGACTTCTTAGTTCAACAAGAAGCAGAAGACATTACCATTCAACATCGTGGTAGACGTAGATTAGCCTACGACATTAAGGGACATCGTGAGGGTATTTATATTCAAGTTAATTACTCTGCAACTCCTAAAACTATAGAAACTCTAGAAAGAACATTTCGCCTTGGTGATGATGTAATCCGTTATCTCACGATTAAGCTCGAGCCAGAAACTGCTGAAGATAGCATTGATGCGATTCCTGATGCGGAAACTCCTGTAGAAGAAGTAGCTGCGGTTGAATAA
- a CDS encoding chlorophyll A-B binding protein, protein MSDENRNAWSFGFNTGAENWNGRLAMIGFVSALAIELISGQGVLHFFGII, encoded by the coding sequence ATGTCTGATGAAAACCGTAATGCATGGAGTTTTGGATTTAATACTGGGGCTGAAAATTGGAATGGACGTTTAGCCATGATTGGTTTTGTATCTGCACTAGCGATCGAATTAATTAGTGGTCAAGGTGTATTACACTTTTTTGGCATTATTTAA
- a CDS encoding tetratricopeptide repeat protein, with product MRKIWIRLLAGCLAVLINLTTTGTVWASTPKKTGDPKFQGIPLQCYVSLADAGTSPEAKVAAYTEIAGQYLEFQSPDRAKKVLEKSIATAQDIVNPSLKAFALLDTAGRLTKASDLKLAADTLDNTLKIAKDLPDPVDRVFAYIKIAQAYGEAGKKEKAQNLLDTTIKATPEVIDPYARSRAFAAISNVYTELGDDFKSESAISEATQLLLMIENRNIKNRAQVEIAGSYAQAGNHAQAIASLSKVFQEFDAIRDTAIAAAKDAAKNAKSAKKSLPKTATKDVKKEDSSEENAAPPDPQVVEQTETANAEILKTRSLFLVASQYLVGKQYDKALEVIANLDAKSMEKNIGIANVAIAYAKDKKTDEAIKLLAQSLEGLDAFPPSIDGFNLLIEVGRQYQSLNKTEEAKQVWGKASSLAKKLTQPAQRLLALNIMASNYGEFGLIDQVEPILQDSFALTKTAPDPNIRSRAFSDISSAYWAIGQRDKAKEIAKEIENPKEQEQLGKLFTCAS from the coding sequence ATGCGAAAAATATGGATTAGGCTTCTAGCGGGTTGTTTAGCCGTGCTAATCAATTTAACAACAACTGGCACAGTGTGGGCATCTACTCCTAAGAAGACAGGAGATCCAAAATTTCAGGGCATTCCCCTACAATGCTATGTATCTCTAGCAGATGCAGGGACATCCCCTGAAGCTAAGGTCGCAGCCTATACTGAAATCGCAGGTCAATATCTAGAATTCCAAAGTCCTGATCGGGCAAAAAAAGTTTTAGAAAAGAGTATTGCTACTGCTCAGGATATTGTTAATCCCTCTCTAAAAGCTTTTGCCCTATTAGATACCGCAGGTCGATTAACTAAAGCTTCGGATCTAAAACTAGCCGCAGACACACTCGATAACACTCTAAAGATCGCTAAAGATTTGCCTGATCCTGTAGATAGAGTTTTTGCATATATTAAAATTGCCCAAGCCTATGGTGAAGCTGGGAAGAAGGAAAAAGCTCAAAATTTACTGGATACCACGATTAAAGCAACACCTGAAGTCATTGATCCCTACGCCCGATCACGAGCTTTTGCAGCGATCTCTAATGTATATACTGAGCTAGGAGATGACTTTAAATCCGAGTCTGCAATCTCTGAAGCTACTCAGTTACTATTGATGATTGAAAATCGGAATATCAAAAATAGAGCACAGGTGGAGATCGCAGGTAGCTATGCTCAAGCGGGCAATCATGCTCAGGCTATTGCCTCTTTATCTAAGGTTTTCCAAGAGTTTGATGCCATCCGTGATACTGCGATCGCTGCCGCCAAAGATGCAGCAAAAAATGCCAAATCCGCGAAGAAGTCATTGCCCAAAACAGCGACTAAGGATGTCAAAAAGGAGGATTCTTCAGAAGAAAATGCTGCTCCTCCTGATCCACAAGTTGTCGAACAAACAGAGACCGCTAATGCCGAAATTTTGAAAACACGATCTTTATTTCTCGTAGCTAGCCAATATTTAGTGGGTAAGCAGTATGACAAGGCTTTAGAAGTCATTGCCAATCTTGACGCAAAATCAATGGAGAAAAATATTGGTATTGCTAATGTGGCGATTGCCTATGCCAAAGACAAGAAGACCGATGAAGCGATCAAATTACTAGCTCAAAGCCTTGAAGGATTGGATGCATTTCCCCCTTCCATTGATGGCTTTAATTTACTAATTGAGGTCGGTCGTCAATACCAATCACTCAATAAGACTGAGGAAGCAAAACAAGTTTGGGGCAAGGCATCAAGCTTAGCCAAAAAATTGACTCAACCCGCACAACGTCTCCTTGCTCTCAACATTATGGCAAGTAACTATGGCGAATTTGGCTTAATTGACCAAGTAGAGCCCATTTTGCAAGATAGCTTTGCTCTCACTAAAACTGCCCCCGATCCGAATATTCGCTCACGAGCTTTCTCGGATATTAGTAGTGCCTATTGGGCGATCGGTCAGCGCGATAAAGCTAAAGAAATTGCCAAAGAAATCGAAAATCCCAAAGAACAGGAACAACTAGGTAAGTTGTTTACTTGCGCTAGTTAA
- a CDS encoding YceD family protein — MEKLYIPQIARAVEATESFEFKEFIKGLETLTPVQGFISVHHVGSFLEVSAKASTIITLTCDRTLVQFNYRLAIDTSETIWLAEPLLESEYPTEREVDAGDLVESLSPNGCFDPEEWLYEQLTLAIPYPKIAPDAPALDLSDSHPSNIENSIDKRWAALSSLQLSE, encoded by the coding sequence ATGGAAAAGCTATATATCCCCCAAATTGCCAGAGCCGTTGAAGCAACTGAGTCTTTTGAGTTTAAGGAATTTATCAAAGGGTTGGAAACACTTACCCCTGTTCAAGGATTTATCTCTGTGCATCATGTTGGTTCATTTTTAGAAGTCAGCGCGAAGGCTTCGACAATTATTACTTTGACCTGCGATCGCACCTTGGTGCAGTTTAACTATCGCTTGGCGATCGATACTTCCGAAACGATTTGGTTAGCAGAACCATTACTCGAAAGTGAGTATCCTACGGAGAGAGAGGTGGACGCTGGGGATTTAGTCGAGTCTTTGTCTCCTAATGGCTGTTTCGATCCTGAGGAATGGCTTTATGAACAATTAACTTTAGCGATTCCCTATCCGAAAATTGCGCCTGATGCGCCTGCTTTGGACTTAAGTGATTCCCATCCTAGTAATATAGAAAATTCTATAGACAAGCGCTGGGCGGCTCTTAGTTCATTACAGCTATCTGAATAA
- a CDS encoding protein jag — translation MEGSPNVASNSQNYWLEISTEGLQEQQIQGLVGQDGVVIDSLQYLANTILNNHIPSDTNQSENLRQNHNFYTVELNGYRSKHLASLHELAENAVQKVRETRAELALKHLSSADRRYIHQLLESFPDIETYSQGKEPNRHLIVKLV, via the coding sequence ATGGAAGGATCTCCAAACGTTGCTAGTAATTCTCAAAATTATTGGCTAGAAATAAGTACTGAGGGTTTGCAAGAGCAGCAAATTCAAGGATTAGTAGGTCAAGATGGTGTGGTAATTGATTCTCTGCAATATTTAGCAAATACTATCCTCAATAACCATATCCCATCCGATACAAACCAATCAGAAAACCTTCGTCAAAACCATAATTTCTATACTGTTGAATTAAATGGTTATCGCTCTAAGCATTTAGCCAGTTTGCATGAATTAGCAGAAAATGCTGTGCAAAAAGTGCGTGAGACCCGAGCTGAACTGGCTCTGAAACATCTTTCATCTGCTGATCGCCGATACATTCATCAGCTTTTAGAAAGTTTTCCTGATATCGAAACCTATAGTCAGGGTAAAGAGCCAAATCGTCACTTAATTGTTAAATTGGTTTAG
- the yidC gene encoding membrane protein insertase YidC has protein sequence MDFGVGFLSNNIMLPFLDFFYGIVPSYGLAIIALTLVVRFALFPVSANQLRSMRRMKIANPVMQQRIKEVQERYKSDPAKQQEELAKVNSANFKEFGNPLSGCLPALVQLPILFALFATLRGSPFADINYSLNFQISPAENQEQIIHQAFTSPSQNVYFADRVHYPVLATAVNGTNLAIGEQSKIILQTAQGQDFKALAAEYPDVELTPKWKVTKGQDLVEVLDDGTVVAKQSGEVTVQATVPGLASNKGFLFIKALGKTGVTNADGSINWDIVIMVLGFGISLYANQAISSGSTPKNDSPSPETAQQDTMNKLTPIIFSGMFLFFPLPSGVMLYMLIANIFQTLQAFIVAKEPLPENLQKLVTVSANAAPASKAKTEPKSITPSKSESSKIPFDAKAKKATVVDDKDKDGKTPTKSALPFEPNSNSSKKKKKS, from the coding sequence ATGGATTTCGGTGTAGGTTTTCTTTCCAACAACATAATGTTGCCTTTCCTAGATTTTTTTTACGGCATCGTGCCGAGCTATGGATTGGCAATTATTGCATTGACGTTGGTTGTACGTTTTGCGTTGTTTCCCGTTAGCGCTAATCAGCTTCGCAGTATGCGTCGCATGAAAATCGCTAACCCCGTGATGCAACAAAGAATCAAAGAAGTGCAAGAGCGTTACAAAAGCGATCCTGCCAAACAGCAAGAGGAGCTAGCCAAAGTAAACTCGGCAAACTTCAAAGAATTTGGTAATCCTCTCTCGGGATGCCTACCTGCACTGGTGCAATTGCCAATTCTCTTTGCTTTGTTTGCCACTCTTAGAGGATCGCCCTTTGCAGACATTAACTATTCTTTAAACTTTCAGATCTCTCCTGCGGAAAATCAAGAGCAAATAATTCATCAGGCTTTCACTTCGCCTAGTCAAAATGTTTACTTTGCCGATCGCGTGCATTATCCAGTTCTTGCAACTGCGGTAAATGGTACAAATTTAGCGATCGGTGAGCAATCAAAAATTATTTTACAAACTGCTCAAGGACAAGATTTTAAAGCTTTAGCTGCTGAATACCCAGACGTAGAACTAACTCCTAAGTGGAAAGTGACCAAAGGGCAAGACCTAGTTGAGGTTTTAGATGATGGAACTGTAGTTGCGAAGCAATCTGGTGAAGTCACGGTTCAAGCAACTGTTCCCGGATTAGCATCTAACAAAGGTTTTCTCTTTATCAAGGCTCTTGGTAAAACTGGTGTAACCAATGCAGATGGCAGCATTAACTGGGATATCGTCATCATGGTATTAGGCTTTGGGATTAGCCTTTATGCTAACCAAGCAATTTCCAGTGGATCTACTCCCAAAAATGACAGTCCATCTCCAGAGACTGCTCAGCAAGACACGATGAATAAACTCACACCAATTATTTTCTCTGGTATGTTTTTGTTCTTCCCTTTGCCATCGGGAGTAATGCTCTATATGTTGATTGCCAATATTTTTCAGACATTACAAGCATTTATCGTCGCTAAAGAACCATTACCAGAAAATCTCCAAAAGCTAGTTACTGTTTCGGCAAATGCTGCTCCTGCTAGCAAGGCAAAGACTGAACCAAAATCAATTACACCTAGCAAGTCAGAATCTAGCAAGATCCCCTTTGATGCTAAAGCTAAAAAAGCAACTGTAGTTGACGACAAAGACAAAGATGGTAAGACTCCGACTAAATCAGCTTTACCCTTTGAGCCTAATTCCAACTCTTCTAAGAAAAAGAAAAAGAGCTAA
- a CDS encoding PH domain-containing protein, whose protein sequence is MAVNEEVYYEGAPHIGDLIISLLMSIFVITIPFGIAAIARALWVRYRITNRRITVTGGWRGQTRTDVVYAEIVKIVTVPRGLGSWGDMVLTLKDGSRLELKSLPKFRETYEYIESKLSLKAQDRSGAIGSKA, encoded by the coding sequence ATGGCAGTTAATGAGGAAGTTTATTACGAAGGCGCACCTCACATCGGCGATCTAATTATTAGCTTGCTGATGAGTATTTTTGTGATCACAATTCCTTTTGGCATTGCGGCGATCGCAAGGGCTTTATGGGTACGTTATCGCATCACCAATCGACGCATTACTGTCACAGGCGGATGGAGAGGTCAAACTCGCACGGATGTTGTGTATGCAGAAATTGTCAAAATTGTCACGGTTCCTCGTGGTTTAGGCAGTTGGGGTGACATGGTACTGACCCTAAAAGATGGCTCCCGCCTTGAATTAAAGTCTTTACCAAAATTTCGTGAAACATACGAATATATCGAATCAAAGCTAAGTCTGAAAGCCCAAGACAGAAGCGGTGCGATCGGTAGCAAAGCCTAA
- the rnpA gene encoding ribonuclease P protein component — MLPNQNRLRRREEFAKVYANGDRYRGTYLNMRILVDSKAEFTKIGIVVSKKVNKLAVSRNRFKRQLRAIFRQLLSQLKSGLQIVVTVIASQSKPTYQQLWDDLWNLLAKAKVLHGS, encoded by the coding sequence GTGCTCCCCAATCAAAACCGTCTGCGACGGCGAGAGGAATTCGCAAAGGTATATGCCAATGGCGATCGCTACAGAGGCACTTACCTAAATATGAGAATTCTTGTGGATAGTAAAGCTGAATTCACGAAGATAGGCATTGTTGTTAGCAAAAAAGTCAACAAGTTGGCGGTAAGCCGTAATCGATTTAAGCGACAACTTCGTGCAATTTTTCGACAACTTCTGTCACAATTAAAGAGTGGATTACAAATTGTTGTAACAGTTATTGCTTCTCAAAGCAAACCAACCTACCAACAACTTTGGGATGATCTCTGGAATTTATTAGCAAAGGCGAAGGTTTTGCATGGCAGTTAA
- the rpmH gene encoding 50S ribosomal protein L34, producing MTKRTLRGSVRKKKRTSGFRARMESPTGRRVIKARRSRGRVRLTTV from the coding sequence ATGACAAAACGTACCCTACGCGGTAGTGTCCGCAAAAAGAAACGCACCTCTGGATTTCGCGCCAGAATGGAATCCCCCACAGGTCGCCGCGTTATCAAAGCTCGCCGCAGCAGAGGCAGAGTTCGCTTGACAACCGTATAA
- a CDS encoding L-lactate MFS transporter: MRLPKFFDRDRTIAPPQFNRWFIAIAALAIHLSIGQVYAFSVFNLPLTKLIGITQSAPDDWRLTTLGWIFSCAIAFLGLSAATFGRWVEREGPRKAMFVAALCFSGGFFISAIGVALHQIILLYLGYGVLGGIGLGIGYISPVSTLIKWFPDRPGMATGIAIMGFGGGAIIGSPFAVQLMEFFKSSTSVGVMPTFLTMGISYFCLMMIGVAFVRVPHPDWLPANYQPNLIAQPLVTKANVSAYDAIHTPQFWLLWIVLCTNVTAGIGILSQASPMIQEIFQVTPKEGAMFVSLLSLFNMLGRFFWSSVSDYLGRKRTYIVFFGLGILLYPLIPVIGHLHNIFLFDVCFCIVLSTYGGGFATIPAYLRDLFGTMHVGAIHGRLLTAWSVAGVLGPVMINYIHDYQIKIGVPKAESYMMTMYIMAVFLCLGLLADLSVKAVDRKYYYVPPTPEQ, encoded by the coding sequence ATGAGACTACCGAAATTTTTTGATCGCGATCGCACCATCGCACCGCCTCAGTTTAACCGTTGGTTTATTGCGATCGCCGCCTTAGCTATTCACCTTTCGATCGGACAAGTATACGCCTTTAGTGTTTTCAACCTACCCCTCACCAAACTCATTGGTATCACCCAAAGTGCCCCAGATGATTGGAGATTAACCACATTAGGCTGGATTTTTTCCTGCGCGATCGCATTTCTGGGACTTTCCGCTGCAACCTTTGGTCGATGGGTAGAACGCGAAGGTCCTCGCAAAGCCATGTTTGTTGCGGCTCTTTGCTTTAGTGGCGGATTTTTTATATCAGCGATCGGGGTTGCGCTCCACCAAATTATATTGCTATACCTAGGCTATGGAGTCTTAGGTGGCATCGGCTTGGGGATTGGCTATATTTCGCCCGTATCTACATTGATTAAATGGTTTCCTGATCGTCCGGGGATGGCAACAGGGATAGCCATTATGGGGTTTGGAGGTGGAGCGATTATTGGTTCCCCCTTTGCAGTGCAATTGATGGAATTTTTTAAATCATCGACTTCTGTTGGGGTCATGCCGACTTTCTTAACAATGGGAATTAGTTATTTCTGTTTAATGATGATTGGGGTAGCATTTGTGCGCGTGCCTCACCCTGATTGGCTACCCGCAAATTATCAACCTAACTTAATTGCACAGCCATTAGTCACTAAAGCAAATGTATCTGCTTATGATGCGATCCATACACCCCAGTTTTGGTTGCTCTGGATCGTTTTATGCACCAATGTTACCGCAGGCATTGGTATCTTAAGTCAAGCATCACCAATGATTCAGGAAATCTTTCAAGTTACGCCGAAGGAGGGTGCAATGTTTGTCTCGCTTCTGAGTCTATTTAATATGCTGGGGCGATTCTTTTGGTCATCGGTATCTGACTACCTAGGACGAAAGCGTACCTATATCGTATTTTTCGGATTAGGGATTTTGCTCTATCCACTTATTCCTGTGATCGGACATCTTCATAATATTTTTTTATTCGATGTCTGTTTCTGCATTGTCCTAAGTACCTATGGCGGTGGCTTTGCCACGATTCCTGCCTATTTACGCGATCTATTTGGTACCATGCATGTAGGAGCCATTCACGGCAGATTGCTTACTGCATGGTCAGTTGCTGGTGTGTTGGGACCTGTAATGATTAACTATATCCACGACTACCAAATCAAAATCGGCGTACCCAAGGCTGAATCCTATATGATGACCATGTATATCATGGCAGTTTTTTTATGTCTGGGACTGCTAGCGGATCTATCAGTAAAAGCAGTCGATCGCAAATATTACTATGTCCCACCTACACCTGAACAATAA
- a CDS encoding HU family DNA-binding protein, which yields MNKGELVDAIAKKAAEKGVSVNKKTADEVLSATLEVIIDTVASGDKVTLVGFGSFEARDRKAREGRNPKTGEKMEIPATKVPAFSAGKSFKEQVSPPSD from the coding sequence ATGAACAAAGGTGAACTAGTTGATGCTATTGCTAAGAAAGCTGCTGAGAAAGGCGTATCAGTCAACAAAAAGACTGCTGACGAAGTTCTCTCTGCAACCCTTGAAGTAATCATCGATACTGTAGCTAGCGGAGACAAAGTAACTTTGGTGGGCTTCGGTTCTTTTGAAGCTCGCGATCGTAAAGCCCGTGAAGGACGCAACCCTAAGACTGGCGAAAAGATGGAAATCCCAGCTACTAAAGTTCCTGCTTTCTCCGCTGGTAAGTCATTCAAAGAACAAGTCAGTCCTCCTTCTGACTAA